One Lysinibacillus sp. OF-1 DNA segment encodes these proteins:
- the nusG gene encoding transcription termination/antitermination protein NusG — protein sequence MEKNWYVVHTYSGYENRVKANLEKRVETMGMQDKIFRVIVPEHEETEMKDGKKRTMMRKVFPGYVLVELIMTDDSWYVVRNTPGVTGFIGSSGGGAKPTPLLPEEADRLLQQMGMTDKVVEVDITVGEAVEVLEGPFAHFQGRVEEIDTEKGKIKVSVDMFGRETIMELDFEQIQKL from the coding sequence ATGGAGAAAAATTGGTATGTTGTTCATACGTATTCAGGGTATGAAAACCGTGTAAAAGCAAACCTAGAAAAACGTGTAGAAACAATGGGAATGCAAGATAAAATCTTCCGTGTAATTGTTCCTGAGCACGAGGAAACAGAAATGAAAGATGGGAAAAAGCGCACGATGATGCGCAAAGTTTTCCCTGGTTATGTGTTAGTTGAGTTAATTATGACAGACGATTCTTGGTATGTAGTACGAAATACGCCAGGCGTTACTGGCTTTATCGGCTCATCAGGTGGAGGAGCAAAACCAACACCTTTACTACCAGAGGAAGCAGATCGTCTACTACAACAAATGGGTATGACTGATAAGGTTGTAGAAGTTGATATAACTGTTGGTGAGGCTGTTGAAGTATTAGAAGGGCCGTTCGCTCATTTCCAAGGGCGTGTTGAGGAAATTGACACGGAAAAAGGAAAAATAAAAGTGTCGGTTGATATGTTTGGTCGCGAAACAATTATGGAGCTAGATTTCGAACA